One window of Rhizobium leguminosarum genomic DNA carries:
- a CDS encoding DUF952 domain-containing protein: MSVTPTLYKIVTERLWQQARQTGIFHGAGIDLKDGFIHFSTADQVKQTAALHFAGQSGLLLIAVNGGGFGDKLVFEPSRGGDLFPHLYADLPLEAVLWEEPLPLDEAGAHVFPELQP; the protein is encoded by the coding sequence ATGAGCGTGACACCGACCCTTTACAAGATCGTGACGGAAAGGCTCTGGCAGCAAGCCAGACAAACCGGCATTTTTCATGGCGCCGGCATCGATCTCAAGGATGGCTTCATCCATTTCTCGACCGCCGATCAGGTCAAGCAGACCGCGGCGCTGCATTTTGCCGGCCAGTCCGGCCTGCTGCTGATTGCCGTCAATGGCGGCGGCTTCGGTGACAAGCTGGTGTTCGAACCCTCGCGCGGCGGCGATCTCTTCCCGCATCTCTATGCCGATTTGCCGCTGGAGGCCGTGCTTTGGGAAGAGCCGCTGCCGCTCGACGAGGCCGGCGCCCATGTCTTCCCGGAGCTGCAGCCATGA
- a CDS encoding DUF6460 domain-containing protein, which produces MSDQVNKFLGDSFARTLIKLIVVSLIVGFVMTVFGLTPWNIIYGFRDFILEIWHRGFSALGRVGDYLLLGATIVIPLFVILRLFSYRR; this is translated from the coding sequence ATGTCCGATCAGGTGAACAAGTTCCTCGGCGATTCCTTCGCCCGCACATTGATAAAGCTTATCGTCGTGTCGCTGATCGTCGGTTTCGTCATGACAGTCTTCGGCCTGACGCCGTGGAACATCATCTATGGGTTCCGGGATTTCATCCTGGAAATCTGGCATCGGGGTTTCTCGGCGCTCGGGCGCGTCGGCGACTATCTCCTGCTCGGGGCGACGATCGTCATCCCGCTCTTCGTCATCCTTCGCCTTTTCAGCTATCGCCGGTAA
- a CDS encoding VOC family protein translates to MRLNHLDFHVPDITATADFFIRHFGLTLRDMRGQNGLAILADDAGLEIVLSHAIAKFGTADQVELQHQTYHIGFILPERADVDRVHVGLVAAGAVLSGSPAAMRGGWLFYCTAPGNILVEVGWRPG, encoded by the coding sequence ATGCGCCTGAACCATCTCGATTTTCACGTACCCGATATCACCGCGACGGCGGATTTCTTCATCCGCCATTTCGGCCTGACGCTGAGGGATATGCGTGGCCAGAACGGCCTGGCGATCCTAGCGGACGATGCCGGCCTCGAAATCGTCCTCAGCCACGCGATTGCCAAATTCGGCACCGCCGACCAGGTCGAACTGCAGCACCAGACCTATCATATCGGCTTCATCCTGCCCGAAAGGGCGGATGTCGATAGGGTTCATGTGGGGCTTGTTGCCGCCGGCGCGGTGCTCTCCGGTTCGCCCGCCGCCATGCGCGGCGGCTGGCTGTTTTATTGTACGGCGCCGGGGAATATTCTCGTCGAGGTCGGCTGGCGGCCGGGTTGA
- a CDS encoding response regulator: MHEQTIIIADDHPLFRDALRQAVIGMEGRQAIVEAGDFAAARTAAGAHPDADLMLLDLAMPGVSGFSGLMALRSEFASLPIIIVSASDDATTIRRALELGASGFISKSSGIEDIRRGIQTVLAGDIATPENYRDGQEQDPDVADLIHRLHTLTPQQSRVLTMLAEGLLNKQIAYELGVSEATIKAHVSAILLKLDVDSRTQAVIQLGKINMAMVA; encoded by the coding sequence ATGCACGAACAGACCATCATCATTGCGGACGATCATCCGCTTTTCCGGGATGCGCTGCGTCAGGCGGTGATCGGCATGGAAGGCCGGCAGGCAATCGTCGAGGCTGGCGATTTCGCCGCTGCGCGCACGGCCGCAGGCGCCCATCCGGATGCCGACCTGATGCTGCTCGACCTCGCCATGCCTGGGGTCAGCGGCTTTTCCGGCCTGATGGCGCTGCGCTCCGAATTCGCCAGCCTGCCGATCATCATCGTTTCGGCAAGCGACGATGCGACGACGATCCGTCGGGCGCTGGAACTTGGCGCTTCCGGCTTCATTTCCAAATCCTCCGGCATCGAGGACATTCGCCGCGGCATCCAGACGGTGCTTGCCGGCGATATCGCGACGCCGGAAAACTATCGCGACGGCCAGGAGCAGGATCCCGATGTCGCCGACCTGATCCACCGCCTGCATACGCTGACGCCGCAGCAGAGCCGGGTGCTGACCATGCTGGCCGAAGGGCTGCTGAACAAGCAGATCGCCTATGAACTCGGCGTCTCCGAAGCGACGATCAAGGCGCATGTCTCGGCGATCCTCTTGAAACTCGATGTCGACAGCCGCACCCAGGCGGTCATCCAGCTCGGCAAGATCAACATGGCGATGGTTGCCTAA
- a CDS encoding transporter substrate-binding domain-containing protein, translating to MIESKLASPTLRSFLAFGLFLLALFSGFAASAQQAAPSLPLLFDARERLARPDLSSLVRLRFLTSVDFPPFNFTDQNGKLSGFNVDLAREICGELEISDKCQIQAIPFADLKDALAASQGDAVIAGLAVTPELRRQFVFSRPYLMLPARFVRNLAVPLDGKTAAALSAHPVGVVRGTVHEAMLAAFFPAIKAQAFDTKDALLAALRERKVDAAFADALQLSFWVSSPASAKCCALFDGPYLSEHFLGEGMTIMLRQKDSVLTSAIDHALATLSRNGRLQEIYLRYFPYGLY from the coding sequence ATGATCGAATCCAAGCTGGCATCCCCGACATTGAGGAGTTTTCTGGCGTTCGGGCTGTTTCTCCTAGCGCTGTTTTCGGGTTTTGCCGCATCCGCCCAGCAGGCCGCACCCTCGCTGCCGCTGCTTTTCGATGCGCGTGAACGTCTGGCCAGGCCCGATCTCTCCTCGCTGGTCCGCTTGCGTTTCCTGACCTCGGTCGACTTTCCGCCGTTCAATTTCACCGATCAGAACGGCAAGCTTTCCGGTTTCAACGTCGATCTCGCCCGCGAAATCTGCGGCGAGCTGGAGATTTCAGACAAGTGCCAGATCCAGGCAATCCCTTTCGCCGATCTTAAGGACGCGCTCGCCGCCTCGCAGGGCGATGCCGTCATCGCCGGTCTTGCCGTGACGCCGGAGCTGCGCCGGCAATTCGTCTTCTCCCGGCCCTATCTGATGCTGCCGGCGCGCTTCGTGCGCAATCTCGCCGTGCCGCTCGACGGCAAAACGGCGGCCGCACTTTCGGCGCACCCGGTCGGTGTGGTCAGAGGCACAGTGCACGAGGCGATGCTGGCCGCCTTCTTTCCCGCGATCAAGGCGCAGGCCTTCGACACCAAGGACGCCCTGCTTGCGGCGCTTAGGGAGCGCAAGGTCGATGCAGCCTTCGCCGATGCGCTGCAGCTTTCCTTCTGGGTCTCCTCGCCGGCCTCGGCCAAATGCTGCGCACTGTTCGACGGCCCCTATCTCTCCGAGCATTTCCTCGGCGAGGGCATGACGATCATGCTGCGGCAGAAGGACAGCGTGCTGACGTCAGCCATCGACCACGCGCTCGCCACCCTGTCGCGCAACGGCCGTCTGCAGGAAATCTATCTGCGCTATTTTCCCTACGGGCTCTACTGA
- a CDS encoding CAP domain-containing protein has translation MTSIDLSRRSLLILSGLSLAAGIAGCTTTPRLAGTPSNGEDETASVLPLVNQLRAKNGLPPLSPDPAASTAALFQAKRMASAGKMAHLMGLTDSFGARVKASGVRLPAAENIASGQQSVDAVVTAWINSPHHLENMLGRYDGLGVAVAHNASSRNLPYWAMVLSS, from the coding sequence ATGACATCGATCGACCTTTCCAGGCGCAGCCTGCTCATCCTTTCCGGACTTTCGCTTGCCGCCGGCATCGCCGGCTGCACCACCACCCCACGCCTTGCCGGCACGCCTTCGAACGGCGAGGACGAAACGGCGAGCGTGCTGCCGCTCGTCAACCAATTGAGGGCGAAGAACGGCCTGCCGCCGCTTAGCCCCGATCCGGCGGCGAGCACGGCCGCCCTCTTCCAGGCCAAACGCATGGCGAGCGCCGGCAAGATGGCGCATCTGATGGGGCTGACCGACAGTTTCGGGGCGCGGGTCAAAGCGAGCGGCGTCCGGCTGCCCGCGGCGGAGAATATCGCCTCCGGCCAGCAGAGCGTCGATGCCGTGGTGACGGCCTGGATCAACTCGCCGCATCATCTGGAAAACATGCTCGGGCGTTATGACGGCCTTGGCGTTGCCGTCGCCCATAATGCATCTTCCAGGAACCTGCCCTATTGGGCCATGGTGCTTTCCAGCTGA
- a CDS encoding S24 family peptidase: MLSHDQIWGAIDRLAERHDLTPSGLARRAGLDPTSFNKSKRLSADGRLRWPSTESIAKVLDATGASVEQFLVFLRPDAGLSGQLAGPLAGQVAGQPDGAFPPQGSSIPLLGFAQAGAGGFFDDGGFPVGHGWDVVEFPAAPAQKSGVYALEVQGESMLPLYRDGDVLIVAPGAQVRRNDRVVVRTCEGEVMAKVLLRQSPRSIELMSLNPEHANRTLELSDVDWIARIIWASQ; encoded by the coding sequence ATGCTGTCACACGACCAGATCTGGGGAGCGATCGACAGGCTTGCCGAACGGCATGACCTGACGCCATCCGGTCTTGCGCGCCGCGCCGGGCTCGACCCCACCTCCTTCAACAAGTCGAAACGGCTGTCCGCCGACGGGCGGCTGCGCTGGCCCTCGACGGAATCGATCGCCAAGGTGCTCGATGCGACCGGCGCGAGCGTGGAGCAGTTTCTTGTCTTCCTGCGGCCGGATGCCGGTCTCTCCGGGCAGTTGGCCGGGCCGCTGGCCGGACAGGTTGCCGGACAGCCTGACGGCGCCTTTCCGCCGCAGGGCAGCTCGATTCCGCTGCTCGGCTTCGCGCAGGCCGGCGCCGGCGGCTTTTTCGACGATGGCGGTTTTCCGGTCGGCCATGGCTGGGACGTGGTGGAATTTCCGGCGGCCCCGGCACAGAAGTCCGGCGTCTATGCGCTGGAGGTGCAGGGCGAGAGCATGCTGCCGCTCTACCGCGACGGTGACGTGCTGATTGTCGCGCCGGGGGCGCAGGTGCGCCGCAACGACCGCGTCGTGGTGCGCACATGCGAGGGCGAGGTGATGGCCAAGGTGCTGCTGCGCCAGAGCCCGCGGTCGATCGAGCTGATGTCGCTCAATCCCGAACATGCCAACCGCACACTCGAGCTTTCCGACGTCGATTGGATCGCCCGCATCATCTGGGCCAGCCAATAG
- a CDS encoding methyl-accepting chemotaxis protein: protein MLKHLKIRTKIISVVALLGLITMAGLIYVIAEFRRADAAYSAFIDHEALASMQSARASASVVASVLQVTLLADMKTDTPAFATALAAPSRLPQARDRMKDALALVPSRKAAIDDIQAGIDEIETLANKIIEQSKAKDSAGALANVALVNAKLNALTPKMIANNDAMMAMLKDGGDALSASVNGRIVFCLVLIGIAVLLAVGFSVVVAQMGIAGPMTQLRLRMTRLAEGDTTSEVGGLDRGDEVGQMAKAVSIFRDNAIERARIEARAEADRSLGDGERRERDAQKTREASELEGAVTALGDGLRRLAAGDLASHIDQPFVAHLDALREDFNNSVEKLNETLHTVGANARAIGAGANEIRSSADELSRRTEQQSASVEETAAALEEITTTVRDAAKRAEEASQLVARTRLGAEKSGDIVRKAVSAMQQIEKSSGEISNIIGVIDDIAFQTNLLALNAGVEAARAGEAGRGFAVVAQEVRELAQRSAKAAKEIKGLITSSGTHVQTGVSLVGETGKALDSIVQEVQEINQHVHAIAEASREQSIGLQEINTAVNTMDQGTQQNAAMIEQSTAASHSLAMEATALNNLLGQFRLTGTGGIAASASIAAAAPRAAPRPAVRAAPIRVAREGTARPAASPARALGQKIANAFGGGSTPKSQDGDWTEF, encoded by the coding sequence ATGTTGAAGCATCTGAAAATCCGCACGAAAATCATATCGGTCGTGGCGCTCTTGGGGCTGATCACGATGGCCGGTCTGATCTATGTCATTGCCGAGTTCCGCCGTGCGGATGCCGCCTACAGCGCCTTCATCGATCATGAAGCGCTGGCGTCGATGCAGAGCGCGCGCGCCAGCGCCTCGGTGGTCGCCTCGGTGCTGCAGGTAACCCTGCTGGCCGACATGAAGACCGATACGCCGGCTTTCGCCACAGCGCTCGCCGCGCCGAGCAGGCTGCCGCAGGCCCGTGACCGGATGAAAGATGCGCTGGCGCTGGTGCCCAGCCGCAAGGCGGCGATCGATGACATTCAGGCCGGCATCGATGAAATCGAAACGCTGGCGAACAAGATCATCGAGCAGAGCAAAGCCAAGGACAGCGCCGGGGCGCTGGCGAATGTTGCCCTGGTCAATGCCAAGCTCAATGCGCTGACACCGAAGATGATCGCCAACAATGATGCGATGATGGCGATGCTCAAGGACGGCGGCGACGCGCTTTCGGCTTCGGTCAACGGGCGGATCGTCTTCTGCCTCGTTCTGATCGGCATTGCCGTGCTGCTCGCCGTCGGCTTCAGCGTCGTCGTCGCTCAGATGGGCATTGCCGGCCCGATGACGCAGTTGCGCCTGCGCATGACCCGGCTTGCCGAGGGCGATACCACAAGCGAGGTCGGCGGCCTCGACCGCGGCGACGAAGTCGGCCAGATGGCCAAGGCCGTCTCGATCTTCCGCGACAATGCCATCGAACGTGCCCGGATCGAGGCGCGCGCCGAAGCCGACCGCAGCCTCGGCGACGGCGAGCGGCGCGAACGCGACGCCCAGAAAACCCGTGAAGCATCCGAACTCGAAGGCGCAGTTACCGCGCTCGGCGACGGCCTGCGCCGTCTTGCCGCCGGCGATCTCGCCTCGCATATCGACCAGCCCTTCGTCGCCCATCTCGATGCGCTGCGCGAGGATTTCAACAACTCGGTCGAGAAGCTCAACGAAACCCTTCACACGGTCGGCGCCAACGCCCGGGCGATCGGCGCCGGCGCCAACGAGATCCGGTCTTCCGCGGACGAGCTTTCCAGGCGGACGGAACAGCAGTCGGCCTCCGTCGAAGAGACGGCAGCGGCGCTGGAGGAGATTACCACGACGGTACGCGACGCCGCCAAGCGTGCCGAAGAGGCGAGCCAGCTCGTCGCCCGCACCCGCCTCGGCGCCGAGAAATCCGGCGACATCGTCCGCAAGGCGGTCTCCGCCATGCAGCAGATCGAAAAATCCTCGGGCGAGATTTCCAACATCATCGGCGTCATCGACGACATCGCCTTCCAGACCAACCTTCTGGCCTTGAACGCCGGCGTCGAAGCCGCCCGCGCCGGTGAAGCCGGCAGGGGTTTTGCCGTCGTTGCCCAGGAAGTGCGCGAACTCGCCCAACGCTCCGCCAAGGCGGCAAAGGAAATCAAGGGCCTGATCACCAGCTCCGGCACGCATGTGCAGACCGGCGTTTCGCTGGTCGGCGAAACCGGCAAGGCGCTCGATTCGATCGTCCAGGAGGTGCAGGAAATCAACCAGCACGTCCACGCGATCGCCGAAGCCTCGCGCGAACAGTCGATCGGGCTGCAGGAGATCAACACCGCCGTCAACACCATGGACCAGGGCACGCAGCAGAACGCGGCGATGATCGAGCAGTCGACGGCCGCCAGCCACAGCCTCGCCATGGAAGCGACGGCGCTGAACAACCTGCTCGGCCAGTTCCGGCTGACGGGCACCGGCGGCATTGCCGCCAGCGCGTCGATTGCCGCCGCAGCCCCACGCGCTGCCCCGCGCCCGGCCGTCCGGGCAGCCCCGATCCGTGTCGCTCGCGAAGGCACAGCCCGCCCGGCCGCCTCGCCGGCCCGCGCCCTCGGCCAAAAAATCGCCAACGCCTTTGGCGGCGGCAGCACGCCGAAAAGTCAGGATGGCGACTGGACGGAGTTCTGA
- a CDS encoding quinone-dependent dihydroorotate dehydrogenase, whose translation MIDPFKRLARKGLFLFDPERAHGMSIAALKSGLVPACQLTPDPRLRQTVAGLVFENPLGMAAGYDKNAEVPEALLKLGFGFTEIGTVTPKPQSGNPRPRIFRLVEDEAVINRLGFNNEGHEAAFARLAALSGKGMVGVNIGANKDSDDRIADYVAGIRRFHSVARYFTANISSPNTPGLRDLQARESLAALLSSVLTARDEAAVTSGRKVPVFLKIAPDLTEEGMDDIAAEALSHALDGLIVSNTTLSRDGLKDQRQAKEMGGLSGVPLFEKSTAVLARMRKRVGPALPIIGVGGVSSAETALEKIRAGADLVQLYSCMVYEGPGLAGDIVRGLSKLLDHEKAGSIRDLRDTRLDYWAARKA comes from the coding sequence ATGATCGATCCCTTCAAGCGTCTCGCCCGCAAAGGTCTCTTCCTGTTCGATCCGGAAAGGGCGCACGGAATGTCGATCGCCGCGCTGAAATCCGGCCTGGTGCCGGCTTGCCAGCTCACGCCCGATCCGCGCCTGCGCCAGACCGTCGCCGGCCTCGTCTTCGAAAATCCGCTCGGCATGGCCGCCGGCTATGACAAGAATGCCGAGGTGCCGGAGGCGCTCTTGAAGCTCGGCTTCGGCTTTACCGAAATCGGCACGGTGACCCCGAAGCCGCAATCCGGCAATCCGCGCCCGCGCATCTTCCGGCTGGTCGAGGATGAAGCCGTCATCAATCGCCTCGGCTTCAACAATGAAGGCCATGAGGCGGCTTTCGCCCGCCTTGCGGCGCTGAGCGGCAAGGGTATGGTCGGCGTCAATATCGGCGCCAACAAGGACAGCGACGATCGCATCGCCGATTACGTCGCCGGCATTCGCCGCTTCCATTCCGTCGCGCGTTATTTCACCGCCAACATTTCCTCGCCGAACACGCCGGGCCTGCGTGACCTGCAGGCGCGCGAAAGCCTTGCCGCACTGCTATCATCAGTGCTGACGGCGCGTGACGAGGCAGCAGTGACATCCGGCCGCAAGGTCCCGGTCTTTCTGAAGATCGCTCCCGATCTGACCGAGGAAGGCATGGACGATATCGCCGCGGAAGCGCTGTCGCATGCGCTGGATGGGCTGATCGTCTCCAACACCACGCTTTCGCGCGACGGTCTTAAGGATCAGCGCCAGGCGAAGGAGATGGGCGGCCTTTCCGGCGTGCCGCTGTTCGAAAAATCGACGGCGGTGCTCGCCAGGATGCGCAAGCGTGTCGGCCCTGCTTTGCCGATCATCGGCGTCGGCGGTGTTTCCTCGGCCGAAACCGCGCTGGAGAAGATCAGGGCGGGCGCCGATCTCGTCCAGCTCTATTCCTGCATGGTCTATGAAGGCCCCGGCCTGGCCGGCGATATTGTCCGCGGCCTCTCCAAACTCCTGGATCACGAAAAGGCCGGCTCGATCCGCGACTTGCGCGACACCAGGCTGGATTACTGGGCGGCCCGAAAAGCCTGA
- a CDS encoding 2'-deoxycytidine 5'-triphosphate deaminase: MMARETGILADRAISALFETGRLISERELDRDQIQPASLDLRLGAKAIRVRASFMPGPSHLVADKLDRLSLHVVDLSEGAVLETGCVYIVPLMESLALPADMSASANPKSSTGRLDIFTRVITDYAQEFDKIPAGYSGPLYLEISPRTFPIVVRRGSRLSQIRFRVGHALLSEPELLKLHDSETLVASKQPNVSGSGIALSIDLAGDEDGLIGYRGKHHTAVVDVDKKAQHDIFDFWEPLYSRGRNELILDPDEFYILVSREAVHVPPDYAAEMTPFDPLVGEFRVHYAGFFDPGFGHAPAGGRGSRAVLEVRSHEVPFILEDGQIVGRLVYEHMQEKPTSLYGSGLGSNYQAQGLKLSKHFRI; this comes from the coding sequence ATGATGGCTCGTGAAACGGGAATTCTGGCGGACCGCGCGATATCAGCGCTGTTTGAAACGGGTCGTCTGATCTCCGAACGGGAGCTGGACCGCGACCAGATCCAGCCGGCAAGCCTCGATTTGCGCCTGGGCGCCAAGGCTATTCGCGTGCGTGCCAGCTTCATGCCCGGCCCCTCGCATCTGGTGGCCGACAAGCTCGACCGGCTGAGCCTGCATGTGGTCGACCTTTCCGAAGGCGCGGTGCTCGAAACCGGCTGCGTCTACATCGTGCCGCTGATGGAAAGCCTGGCGCTGCCGGCCGACATGTCGGCCTCGGCCAATCCGAAGAGTTCGACTGGCCGGCTGGATATTTTCACCCGCGTCATCACCGATTACGCCCAGGAATTCGACAAGATCCCGGCCGGCTATTCCGGCCCACTCTATCTGGAAATCAGCCCGCGCACCTTTCCGATCGTCGTGCGCCGCGGCTCGCGCCTGTCGCAGATCCGCTTCCGTGTCGGCCATGCTTTGCTCAGCGAGCCGGAGCTGTTGAAGCTGCATGATAGCGAGACGCTGGTCGCCAGCAAGCAGCCGAATGTGTCGGGCAGCGGCATCGCGCTGTCGATCGACCTCGCCGGAGATGAGGACGGCCTGATCGGCTACCGCGGCAAGCACCACACCGCCGTCGTCGATGTCGACAAGAAAGCCCAGCACGACATTTTCGATTTCTGGGAACCGCTCTATAGCCGCGGCCGCAACGAGTTGATCCTCGATCCGGATGAATTCTATATCCTCGTTTCGCGCGAGGCCGTGCATGTGCCGCCGGATTATGCCGCCGAGATGACCCCCTTCGACCCCTTGGTCGGCGAATTCCGTGTCCATTATGCCGGCTTCTTCGACCCCGGATTCGGCCATGCGCCGGCCGGCGGCCGCGGCAGCCGCGCCGTGCTCGAAGTGCGCAGCCACGAAGTGCCCTTCATCCTCGAAGACGGCCAGATCGTCGGCCGCCTCGTCTACGAACACATGCAGGAAAAGCCGACCAGCCTCTACGGCTCCGGCCTCGGCTCCAACTACCAGGCCCAGGGCCTCAAGCTCTCGAAACACTTCCGCATCTAA
- a CDS encoding tellurite resistance TerB family protein, with translation MNKPLSAHDALIYVMVMASAVDSTMNDRELERIGQLIGFLPVFRDFDDDKLISVARDCASLLSGPEGLDVVLETVRDTLPAKLYDTAYALAVEVASADLSVKAEELRLLSLLRDRLGLDKLTCAAIERSAIARFRKG, from the coding sequence ATGAACAAGCCGCTTTCCGCCCATGATGCCCTGATCTACGTGATGGTGATGGCCTCTGCCGTCGACAGCACGATGAACGACAGAGAGCTGGAAAGGATCGGCCAACTGATCGGATTCCTGCCGGTTTTCCGGGATTTCGATGACGACAAGCTGATTTCGGTGGCGCGCGACTGCGCCTCGCTGCTTTCCGGGCCTGAGGGCCTCGACGTCGTTCTCGAAACCGTACGCGACACCTTGCCCGCAAAACTCTACGACACCGCCTATGCGCTGGCCGTCGAAGTGGCTTCCGCCGATCTTTCGGTCAAGGCCGAGGAACTGCGGCTGCTCAGCCTGCTGCGCGACCGGCTCGGTCTCGACAAGCTGACCTGCGCGGCGATCGAGCGCAGTGCGATAGCCCGTTTCCGCAAGGGCTGA
- a CDS encoding MATE family efflux transporter, producing the protein MDTRSNDNRFAFEVTHRLVLSIAIPMTLGFMTTPMLGLTNTAVVGRMGDPETLAGLAIGAMLFDLIMGSFNFLRASTTGLTAQAYGRRDAHEQQAVFSRAMISALACGLALLFLSPLLIAGGLRLMGAHGAIAEATSTYFSIRILAAPAALANYAILGFVLGRGQGKIGLLLQAIINGINILLSIYLGLTLDWGVAGVAWGTMAGETAGALVGLFIVLSGFAKAERPAWAEVFSRHRLAELFALNRDILIRTFVLIGAFTIMTRIGTGFGAVTLAANAVLMNFFLLSGYYLDGLANAAEQITGRAIGARYRPAFDRGLKLTTLWSFGLAAIVSAFFFLAGPWLISVLTSSPEVRQAAGTYLPWAAVTGLTGALAFLMDGVFIGATWSAEMRNRMLMSFAGYILMLAVFVPLFGNHGLWLAMNAFLLFRGFFLAMLVKQRADQAFRAAQ; encoded by the coding sequence ATGGATACGCGCAGCAACGACAACAGGTTCGCTTTCGAGGTGACGCACCGGCTGGTGCTGTCGATCGCCATTCCGATGACGCTCGGCTTCATGACGACGCCGATGCTCGGGCTGACGAATACCGCCGTCGTCGGCCGCATGGGTGATCCGGAAACGTTGGCGGGGCTGGCGATCGGCGCGATGCTGTTCGATCTGATCATGGGCAGCTTCAACTTTCTGCGCGCCTCGACGACCGGGCTGACGGCGCAGGCCTATGGCCGGCGGGATGCGCACGAGCAGCAGGCGGTCTTCTCCCGGGCGATGATTTCGGCGCTTGCCTGCGGATTGGCGCTACTTTTTCTTTCGCCGCTGCTGATCGCGGGCGGGTTGAGGCTGATGGGCGCGCACGGAGCGATCGCTGAAGCGACCAGCACCTATTTTTCGATCCGCATTCTCGCCGCACCGGCGGCACTGGCGAATTACGCCATCCTCGGCTTCGTGCTCGGGCGCGGACAGGGCAAGATCGGGCTGCTGCTGCAGGCGATCATCAACGGCATCAACATCCTGCTGTCCATCTATCTCGGCCTGACGCTCGATTGGGGCGTGGCGGGGGTCGCCTGGGGAACGATGGCCGGCGAGACGGCCGGCGCGCTCGTTGGGCTTTTCATCGTGCTCAGCGGCTTTGCCAAGGCCGAGCGGCCGGCATGGGCGGAGGTGTTTTCGCGGCACCGGTTGGCTGAGCTTTTCGCGCTCAACCGCGACATCCTGATCCGCACCTTCGTGCTGATCGGCGCCTTCACCATCATGACGCGGATCGGCACCGGCTTCGGCGCGGTGACGCTTGCCGCCAATGCCGTGCTGATGAATTTCTTCCTGCTGTCGGGCTATTATCTCGACGGGCTTGCCAACGCTGCCGAGCAGATCACCGGCCGGGCAATCGGTGCGCGTTACCGGCCGGCCTTCGACCGCGGGCTGAAACTCACCACCCTCTGGTCCTTCGGCCTGGCGGCAATCGTTTCCGCCTTCTTCTTCCTCGCCGGGCCCTGGCTGATCTCGGTGCTGACGAGCTCGCCCGAGGTGCGGCAGGCCGCCGGGACCTATCTGCCCTGGGCGGCGGTGACCGGGCTGACGGGCGCGCTCGCCTTCCTGATGGACGGGGTCTTCATCGGCGCGACATGGTCGGCCGAGATGCGCAACCGGATGCTGATGTCCTTTGCCGGTTATATCCTGATGCTCGCCGTCTTCGTGCCGCTCTTCGGCAATCACGGCCTGTGGCTGGCGATGAACGCCTTCCTGCTTTTCCGCGGTTTTTTCCTGGCGATGCTGGTCAAGCAGCGGGCCGATCAGGCTTTTCGGGCCGCCCAGTAA